In Luteibacter mycovicinus, a genomic segment contains:
- a CDS encoding type 2 lanthipeptide synthetase LanM family protein: MTSSTDADDFSESLGCLIADAMVDLAARLAGVAGLTCAERGVVADATRASLTEALHGRLGRVLLLELHAAVDDGLLVAADSAGRWHEFIERSSSPAFWEELTTHYPTLMDRVNRLVEQRCASALAFATHFATDREALDEFHGSPLGELVALAIGAGDSHRGGRTVALLTCARGRIVYKPRSVGIDAALSRFIEPLTAQGASLRVPPVVERDGYGWAAFVEHRYAADDGELSCFYRGLGEWLAVMRLLGGSDLHAENLIAHGAHPFVIDCETLFTPHPPVTPSGMGLAHDRAAGMVEGSVLSMGFLPGRGAALAWRGVDSSGMGALPGQQPSVEVPAIVDAGTDRARLGTVMVEPGGAANHPSRAPALAAHWPKVVEGFDQVTAWLRSEDAAGRLADRLRPFAGCEVRAVVRSTEVYAELARMLWHPVSLHAPDEATHRAAALLRRMGLNRAISPDRDDVIAAEIADLLDGDIPLFSTIVSEGWLAGPRGTSWLDPRDLAEDALRRWREADLALERQAIRASLASAYADGDRDEAHASLRPVRLALHDLDRRRRRLAAGVMKDIVRRAIRGDDGSVAWIASVLGPNGRSVQPIAQDVYGGIAGIALLAHGYTRERDAGRADDVSEIDAIAAAAVDTMRWAEAQLWERRTHVARPRPVPPGGYIGLGSQIASWLLLEAWGATAAGEGVERAQRLAGLIAESVAADDTRDLLTGSSGAIAPLLTLYARTKDASHLTQAMTVGDALIEAARRQDGRAWWPHERWPDGLGGFAHGSTGIGWALAKLAQASGQDRFLAISRAALAFDASLFDPATGWRDLRGGDPAAAWCHGAVGIGLALVDLDPALDNADRRAQFRVASTLAWQNGIGGGHGLCHGDMGAWELLDIAVRTGFAPAGCDSDTLKATIIGSIESHGARCGRQSEDLSPGLIAGLGGVAWQLLRMHPESALPSVLLPSFANQTSTRSAHSDNVPSPPPMTVAASTSLG, translated from the coding sequence GTGACGTCCTCCACGGACGCCGACGATTTCAGCGAATCGCTGGGCTGCCTGATCGCCGATGCCATGGTGGATCTTGCAGCCCGGCTCGCCGGGGTAGCCGGCCTGACGTGCGCCGAACGCGGCGTCGTCGCCGACGCGACGCGCGCTTCGCTCACGGAAGCGCTGCATGGCCGACTCGGTCGTGTCCTGTTGCTCGAGTTGCACGCGGCTGTCGACGACGGTTTGCTCGTCGCTGCCGACAGCGCGGGCCGCTGGCACGAATTCATTGAGCGCTCGTCGTCTCCCGCATTCTGGGAGGAACTGACGACGCACTATCCGACGCTGATGGATCGCGTGAATCGCCTGGTGGAACAGCGTTGCGCAAGCGCGCTGGCGTTCGCCACGCATTTCGCGACGGACCGCGAGGCGCTCGACGAATTTCACGGTAGCCCGCTCGGCGAACTCGTCGCCCTGGCGATCGGCGCGGGCGACAGTCACCGTGGCGGAAGGACCGTGGCGTTGCTCACCTGCGCCCGCGGCCGTATCGTCTACAAGCCACGATCGGTGGGCATCGACGCGGCCTTGTCCCGCTTTATCGAGCCACTCACAGCACAGGGCGCCAGTCTTCGTGTACCACCCGTCGTGGAGCGGGATGGCTACGGTTGGGCCGCATTCGTCGAACACCGCTACGCGGCCGACGACGGCGAACTGTCTTGTTTCTATCGCGGACTGGGCGAGTGGCTGGCCGTCATGCGTCTGCTCGGCGGTAGCGATCTGCATGCCGAAAACCTGATCGCGCACGGTGCGCATCCGTTCGTCATCGACTGCGAGACGCTGTTCACGCCGCATCCGCCGGTCACACCCTCGGGCATGGGCCTGGCGCACGACCGCGCCGCGGGCATGGTCGAAGGCAGCGTGCTGAGCATGGGGTTTCTGCCGGGGCGCGGCGCGGCGTTGGCCTGGCGTGGCGTGGATTCGTCCGGCATGGGTGCCTTGCCGGGGCAGCAGCCCAGCGTGGAGGTGCCTGCCATCGTCGACGCGGGTACGGATCGCGCGCGGCTGGGCACCGTCATGGTCGAGCCCGGCGGCGCCGCGAATCATCCGTCACGCGCGCCCGCGCTGGCCGCGCACTGGCCGAAGGTCGTCGAAGGCTTCGATCAGGTGACCGCCTGGCTGCGCTCCGAGGACGCGGCGGGGAGACTGGCTGACCGGTTGCGCCCGTTTGCAGGCTGCGAAGTGCGTGCGGTCGTCCGGTCGACCGAGGTGTACGCCGAGCTGGCGCGCATGCTCTGGCACCCGGTGTCGCTGCACGCACCTGACGAAGCGACGCATCGCGCCGCCGCGTTGTTGCGTCGGATGGGTCTCAACCGAGCGATTTCGCCCGATCGCGACGACGTGATCGCGGCCGAGATCGCCGACCTGCTCGATGGCGACATTCCGCTGTTTTCGACGATCGTTAGCGAAGGGTGGCTGGCGGGCCCTCGCGGCACGTCGTGGCTCGATCCCCGCGACCTCGCCGAGGATGCATTGCGACGCTGGCGCGAGGCAGATCTCGCGCTCGAACGTCAGGCTATCCGCGCCTCGCTGGCCAGCGCCTATGCCGACGGTGACCGCGACGAAGCGCATGCCTCCCTGCGACCGGTACGCCTCGCGTTGCACGATCTCGACCGCCGTCGCCGTCGGCTCGCCGCAGGTGTCATGAAAGACATCGTGAGGCGTGCGATCCGCGGTGACGATGGCAGCGTGGCCTGGATCGCTTCCGTGCTGGGTCCCAACGGGCGAAGCGTGCAACCGATCGCTCAGGATGTATACGGAGGCATCGCAGGCATCGCGTTACTGGCTCATGGTTATACGCGCGAGCGCGATGCGGGGAGGGCGGACGATGTGTCGGAGATCGATGCGATCGCAGCGGCGGCGGTCGACACGATGCGATGGGCCGAAGCGCAGCTATGGGAGCGTCGTACCCATGTGGCGCGGCCGCGCCCGGTGCCTCCCGGTGGGTACATCGGTCTCGGCTCCCAGATCGCGTCGTGGCTGCTACTGGAGGCCTGGGGCGCGACGGCGGCAGGTGAGGGCGTCGAGCGGGCGCAGCGTCTCGCCGGACTCATCGCCGAGTCCGTCGCGGCGGACGATACGCGCGACCTGCTTACCGGCAGCAGCGGTGCGATTGCACCCCTTCTTACGCTTTACGCGCGCACGAAGGATGCGAGCCACCTGACCCAGGCGATGACCGTGGGCGATGCACTGATCGAGGCGGCGCGTCGGCAGGACGGCCGCGCCTGGTGGCCGCACGAGCGATGGCCCGATGGACTTGGCGGATTCGCCCATGGATCGACGGGCATCGGATGGGCACTGGCGAAGCTGGCGCAGGCGTCCGGACAGGATCGTTTTCTTGCGATATCGCGGGCCGCGCTCGCGTTCGACGCGTCGTTGTTCGATCCGGCGACGGGTTGGCGCGACCTTCGTGGTGGCGACCCGGCGGCCGCGTGGTGCCACGGCGCGGTCGGTATCGGGCTGGCGCTGGTGGATCTGGATCCGGCACTGGATAACGCCGATCGGCGTGCCCAGTTCCGCGTCGCTTCGACGCTCGCCTGGCAGAACGGTATCGGTGGCGGTCATGGGCTATGCCACGGCGATATGGGGGCGTGGGAGCTGCTCGACATCGCCGTGCGCACGGGATTCGCTCCCGCAGGCTGCGACAGCGATACGCTGAAGGCCACGATCATCGGCAGCATCGAAAGCCACGGAGCCCGGTGCGGCAGGCAGAGTGAAGACCTGTCACCGGGCCTGATCGCCGGCCTGGGCGGCGTCGCGTGGCAGTTGCTGCGGATGCATCCCGAAAGTGCTCTGCCTTCCGTCCTGCTTCCGTCCTTCGCGAATCAGACCAGCACACGCTCCGCCCACAGCGACAACGTGCCGAGCCCGCCACCGATGACGGTCGCGGCGAGCACGTCGCTGGGGTAG
- the accD gene encoding acetyl-CoA carboxylase, carboxyltransferase subunit beta encodes MNWLQKIMTPKTRAPSAAGGKGKVPEGVWEKCAGCGTVLYKPELEKSLMVCPKCGHHHAISARVRLNAFLDEGSANELWPKLEAVDALRFKDQKKYKDRVVAAQKSTGEKDALIAMSGTLLDRPIVSVAFEFAFMGGSMGSVVGEKFARAAEKALAENSALVCFAATGGARMQEGLFSLMQMAKTSAALARMRDAGVPYISVLTHPTTGGVSASLGMLGDLNVAEPKALIGFAGPRVIEQTVRETLPEGFQRPEFLVDHGAIDMIVDRREMREKLGSILGILEKAPRAAA; translated from the coding sequence ATGAACTGGCTGCAGAAAATCATGACGCCGAAGACCCGCGCACCCAGCGCGGCCGGCGGTAAGGGCAAGGTGCCCGAGGGTGTGTGGGAGAAGTGCGCCGGTTGCGGCACGGTCCTTTACAAGCCGGAGCTCGAAAAGTCGCTGATGGTCTGCCCGAAGTGCGGCCATCATCACGCGATCTCGGCGCGCGTGCGCCTCAACGCGTTCCTCGACGAAGGCAGCGCGAACGAACTCTGGCCGAAGCTGGAGGCCGTCGACGCGCTCAGGTTCAAGGACCAGAAGAAGTACAAGGACCGCGTCGTCGCCGCGCAGAAGTCCACGGGCGAAAAGGATGCGCTGATCGCGATGTCCGGCACGCTGCTGGATCGTCCCATCGTTTCGGTCGCCTTCGAGTTCGCTTTCATGGGTGGCTCGATGGGGTCGGTGGTCGGCGAGAAATTCGCACGCGCCGCCGAGAAGGCGCTGGCGGAAAACAGCGCACTCGTCTGCTTCGCCGCCACGGGTGGCGCACGCATGCAGGAAGGCCTGTTCTCGCTCATGCAGATGGCCAAGACGTCGGCCGCACTGGCGCGCATGCGCGATGCCGGTGTGCCGTATATCTCGGTGCTTACGCATCCGACCACCGGCGGTGTGTCGGCAAGCCTTGGCATGCTGGGCGACCTCAACGTCGCCGAGCCGAAGGCGCTGATCGGTTTCGCCGGCCCGCGTGTCATCGAGCAGACCGTGCGCGAGACGCTGCCGGAAGGTTTCCAGCGTCCGGAGTTCCTGGTCGATCACGGCGCCATCGACATGATCGTCGACCGTCGCGAAATGCGCGAAAAGCTCGGCTCGATTCTCGGCATTCTGGAGAAGGCGCCGCGCGCGGCGGCGTGA
- a CDS encoding glycosyltransferase family 4 protein has translation MRVGIVTETYAPDVNGVSLTVQSLARGLVRRGHTVDLIRPIHPDTPAMADAGMDVLAVEGAAVPRYAGLRFGLPSRFRLERRWRSDRPDAIYVATEGPLGWSAVSAARRLGIPVATGFHTRFDFYVGHYGFGALTPFVRNYLARFHRRAQTTLVPTGQLAGELNDLGVHDVRVLRRAVDPQRFHPERRNDDLRTSWGAGPDTPVMLSVGRVAPEKNLHVVIDAYRALQRRVPGARCVIVGDGPGRAALEAAHPDVIFAGVRRGDDLAAYYASADLFVFPSLTETFGNVVLEAMASGTPVVAYAEAAAREFIRNGQNGIRVAPGNEGGLIERAAALGADIHACRAMGGAARLSLAGSSPDSVIAEFESIMQSMAEESVHERSTAVAA, from the coding sequence ATGCGAGTCGGCATCGTCACCGAGACCTATGCACCGGACGTCAACGGGGTCTCCCTTACCGTCCAGTCGCTCGCCCGCGGACTCGTCCGCCGCGGACACACCGTCGACCTCATTCGCCCGATCCACCCCGACACGCCGGCCATGGCCGATGCGGGCATGGATGTCCTCGCCGTCGAAGGTGCCGCCGTCCCCCGCTATGCCGGCCTGCGCTTCGGCCTGCCCTCCCGCTTTCGCCTGGAACGCCGCTGGCGGTCGGACCGCCCGGATGCGATCTACGTGGCCACCGAAGGCCCGCTGGGATGGAGCGCGGTAAGCGCCGCCCGCCGCCTCGGCATCCCCGTCGCTACAGGCTTCCACACGCGCTTCGACTTCTACGTCGGCCATTACGGTTTCGGCGCCTTGACCCCGTTCGTACGCAACTACCTCGCCCGGTTCCATCGTCGCGCGCAGACCACCCTGGTGCCCACGGGCCAGCTCGCCGGTGAGCTCAACGACCTCGGTGTCCACGACGTACGCGTGCTTCGCCGCGCTGTCGACCCGCAGCGTTTTCATCCGGAACGCCGTAACGACGACCTGCGCACGTCATGGGGCGCGGGTCCGGATACGCCGGTCATGCTCAGCGTGGGCCGTGTGGCGCCGGAGAAAAACCTGCACGTCGTGATCGATGCCTACCGTGCCCTGCAGCGTCGCGTTCCCGGCGCCCGCTGCGTCATCGTCGGTGACGGTCCGGGTCGTGCCGCTCTCGAAGCGGCCCATCCGGATGTGATTTTCGCCGGCGTCCGCCGCGGCGACGACCTGGCCGCTTACTACGCCAGTGCCGATCTGTTCGTTTTTCCGAGCCTCACGGAGACCTTCGGCAACGTGGTGCTCGAGGCGATGGCGTCGGGGACACCCGTCGTGGCCTATGCGGAAGCCGCCGCTCGCGAATTCATCCGCAACGGCCAGAACGGCATCCGCGTCGCGCCCGGCAACGAAGGCGGACTGATCGAACGCGCCGCGGCGCTCGGTGCGGACATCCACGCGTGCCGGGCGATGGGCGGCGCCGCACGTCTCTCGCTTGCCGGTTCATCACCCGATTCGGTCATCGCCGAATTCGAATCCATCATGCAATCAATGGCCGAGGAGAGCGTCCATGAACGCAGCACCGCCGTCGCCGCGTAG
- the trpA gene encoding tryptophan synthase subunit alpha, which translates to MSRLESRFAALKAAGRTGLITFVTAGDPQPDAMVPMLHALVAAGADVIELGVPFSDPMADGPVIQHASERAIAKGIGLHNVLAWVAAFRETDNETPIVLMGYLNPVEMYGYPEFADDAVEKGVDGVLMVDCPLEEAHVLAPLRDAGLDQILLASPTTTDSRLQALCEAASGFLYYVSFAGITGAAQLSTADIAERVAGIRATSKAPVAVGFGVRDAASATAIGAFADAVVIGSALVERLAGATSADEVAKRANDFLAPIRAALDAR; encoded by the coding sequence ATGAGCCGCCTTGAAAGCCGTTTCGCGGCACTGAAAGCCGCCGGTCGTACCGGCCTGATCACCTTCGTCACGGCGGGTGACCCGCAGCCGGACGCCATGGTGCCGATGCTGCATGCGCTGGTCGCCGCGGGCGCCGACGTGATCGAACTGGGCGTGCCGTTCTCAGATCCGATGGCCGACGGCCCGGTGATCCAGCACGCCAGCGAGCGGGCCATTGCTAAGGGCATCGGCCTGCATAATGTGCTGGCCTGGGTCGCGGCATTCCGTGAGACCGACAACGAAACGCCGATCGTCCTGATGGGCTACCTCAACCCGGTCGAGATGTACGGATACCCGGAATTCGCCGACGATGCCGTGGAGAAGGGTGTCGATGGCGTGCTGATGGTCGACTGCCCGCTCGAGGAGGCGCACGTGCTCGCGCCGCTGCGCGATGCCGGCCTCGACCAGATCCTGCTGGCCTCGCCGACGACCACCGATAGCCGGCTGCAGGCCTTGTGCGAGGCGGCTTCGGGCTTCCTGTATTATGTGTCGTTCGCTGGCATCACCGGCGCGGCCCAGCTCAGCACGGCGGATATCGCCGAGCGCGTGGCCGGCATCCGGGCGACGTCGAAGGCGCCGGTCGCCGTCGGCTTCGGTGTGCGCGACGCCGCGAGTGCCACTGCCATCGGCGCGTTCGCCGATGCGGTCGTCATCGGCAGTGCCCTGGTCGAACGTCTGGCCGGTGCGACGTCCGCTGACGAGGTGGCAAAACGGGCCAACGATTTCCTGGCCCCGATCCGCGCCGCCCTCGACGCGCGCTGA
- the trpB gene encoding tryptophan synthase subunit beta has product MTEITDFHAYPDAHGRFGDYGGIYVAETLMEPLAELTAAYERLRVDPAFIAELDRDLKYYVGRPSPVYFAERLTKHVGGARIILKREDLNHTGAHKINNTVGQALVARHMGKSRIIAETGAGQHGVASATVAARLGLKCVVYMGAVDIERQKINVYRMRLLGAEVVPVTSGSKTLKDALNEAMRDWVTNVADTFYIIGTVAGPHPYPQMVRDFNAIAGREAREQTLEQFGRLPDVITACVGGGSNAIGLFHAFLNDRDVRIVGAEAAGDGIGTGRHAASLAAGKPGVLHGNRTYVLSDANGQIVETHSVSAGLDYPGVGPEHAFLKDAGRAEYVGVTDDEALEAFHLLARTEGILAALESSHAIAQAIKLARELPSNGLVLANLSGRGDKDVHTIAEREGIEI; this is encoded by the coding sequence ATGACCGAAATCACGGATTTTCACGCCTACCCCGATGCGCATGGCCGCTTCGGTGACTACGGCGGCATCTACGTGGCGGAAACGCTCATGGAGCCCCTGGCCGAGCTGACCGCCGCGTATGAAAGACTGCGTGTCGATCCCGCCTTCATCGCCGAGCTCGATCGCGACCTCAAGTACTACGTGGGCCGTCCCAGCCCGGTGTACTTCGCCGAGCGGCTGACGAAGCACGTCGGCGGCGCGCGGATCATCCTCAAGCGTGAAGACCTGAACCACACAGGCGCGCACAAGATCAACAACACCGTGGGTCAGGCGCTGGTCGCCCGGCACATGGGCAAGTCGAGGATCATCGCCGAGACCGGTGCGGGCCAGCATGGCGTGGCGAGCGCCACCGTGGCCGCGCGTCTGGGCCTGAAGTGCGTCGTCTACATGGGCGCCGTCGACATCGAGCGGCAGAAGATCAACGTCTATCGTATGCGCCTGCTCGGCGCCGAGGTGGTCCCGGTCACTTCCGGTTCGAAGACACTCAAGGACGCCCTCAACGAGGCGATGCGCGACTGGGTCACGAATGTCGCCGACACCTTCTACATCATCGGCACCGTGGCGGGTCCGCACCCGTACCCGCAGATGGTCCGCGACTTCAACGCCATCGCCGGTCGCGAAGCGCGCGAGCAGACGCTGGAGCAGTTCGGCCGTCTGCCGGACGTCATCACGGCCTGCGTCGGTGGCGGCTCGAACGCCATCGGTCTGTTCCACGCCTTCCTCAACGACCGCGACGTGCGCATCGTCGGCGCCGAGGCGGCGGGCGACGGTATCGGTACGGGTCGTCATGCCGCCTCGCTGGCGGCGGGCAAGCCGGGCGTGCTGCACGGCAATCGCACCTACGTCCTCTCGGACGCGAACGGCCAGATCGTCGAGACGCATTCCGTTTCCGCGGGCCTCGACTATCCGGGCGTCGGCCCGGAGCACGCGTTCCTGAAGGACGCCGGTCGGGCGGAATACGTCGGCGTGACGGACGACGAAGCGCTCGAGGCGTTCCACTTGCTCGCCCGCACGGAGGGCATCCTTGCCGCGCTGGAATCGAGCCACGCGATCGCCCAGGCGATCAAGCTGGCCCGTGAACTGCCCAGCAACGGCCTGGTGCTGGCGAACCTTTCCGGTCGCGGGGACAAGGACGTGCACACCATCGCCGAGCGTGAAGGGATCGAGATCTGA
- a CDS encoding phosphatase PAP2 family protein, producing the protein MNAAPPSPRRASLDRRMCVAANRWGARRAIGIFFGAISRLGDGVFWYSLMTVMAIVGGWHGVAVAVQMAITGLTALMLYRVLKRWTRRPRPFRTCPGVIAHVPPLDEFSFPSGHTLQAVSFTVVAVAHYPVLAPFLIGFAALIGASRVVLGLHYPSDVLAATVIGGGLGTLSLWAERVLV; encoded by the coding sequence ATGAACGCAGCACCGCCGTCGCCGCGTAGGGCCAGCCTCGACCGGCGCATGTGCGTCGCCGCCAACCGCTGGGGCGCGCGTCGTGCGATCGGCATCTTCTTCGGCGCCATCAGCCGCCTTGGTGATGGCGTCTTCTGGTATTCGCTGATGACGGTCATGGCGATCGTCGGCGGCTGGCACGGTGTGGCCGTGGCGGTCCAGATGGCGATCACCGGACTGACCGCACTGATGCTCTATCGCGTACTGAAGCGCTGGACGCGGCGCCCACGCCCCTTCCGCACCTGTCCCGGCGTGATCGCCCACGTGCCCCCGCTGGATGAGTTCAGCTTTCCGTCGGGACACACGTTGCAGGCGGTCTCGTTTACCGTCGTCGCCGTCGCGCACTACCCGGTGCTCGCACCTTTCCTGATCGGCTTCGCCGCGCTCATCGGTGCCTCACGCGTCGTGCTCGGTCTGCACTACCCCAGCGACGTGCTCGCCGCGACCGTCATCGGTGGCGGGCTCGGCACGTTGTCGCTGTGGGCGGAGCGTGTGCTGGTCTGA
- a CDS encoding DUF6229 family protein has translation MNNDMNFASNSVSRAAQWRTQADKNNPAGALFANEFAEADIVGGTDMLVTDCAMCTGSIKNTIHIYCA, from the coding sequence ATGAACAACGACATGAACTTCGCTTCCAACTCCGTCAGCCGTGCCGCGCAGTGGCGCACGCAGGCGGACAAGAACAACCCGGCGGGTGCGCTCTTCGCCAACGAATTCGCCGAGGCGGATATCGTCGGCGGCACCGACATGCTCGTCACCGATTGTGCGATGTGTACGGGCTCCATCAAGAACACCATTCACATCTACTGCGCCTGA